A single region of the Zootoca vivipara chromosome 2, rZooViv1.1, whole genome shotgun sequence genome encodes:
- the GM2A gene encoding ganglioside GM2 activator isoform X2 produces the protein MGVCSMGLTSKIQNFAWQNCGPSSDPAVIRSLSISPDPISMPGDVTVSVAAATTVALTSPLKGEVVLEKKIGDMWIKVPCVDELGSCTYDDLCAKLDQAIPPGQPCPEPMQTYGIPCHCPFRAGSYNLPSSTFYIPTLDLPPMLTNGDYRFKVVLSNGDQQLGCLKLSLSLHSESRWFW, from the exons ATCCAGAACTTCGCATGGCAGAACTGTGGCCCCTCATCTGACCCTGCTGTGATCAGGAGTTTGTCCATATCTCCAGATCCAATTTCGATGCCGGGAGATGTGACAGTCAGCGTAGCCGCTGCTACCACTGTGGCCCTCACTTCACCTCTGAAG GGAGAGGTTGTTTTGGAGAAGAAGATCGGCGATATGTGGATAAAGGTCCCCTGCGTGGACGAACTTGGCAGCTGCACCTATGATGATCTTTGTGCCAAACTGGATCAGGCTATTCCTCCTGGCCAGCCATGCCCGGAACCAATGCAGACTTATGGCATTCCTTGCCATTGCCCCTTCAGAGCG GGTTCTTACAACTTGCCTTCCTCCACCTTCTACATCCCCACCTTGGATTTGCCTCCCATGCTCACCAATGGGGACTACAGGTTCAAGGTTGTGCTGAGCAATGGTGACCAACAGCTGGGCTGTCTCAAGTTGTCGCTTTCCCTGCACTCTGAGAGCCGGTGGTTTTGGTGA
- the GM2A gene encoding ganglioside GM2 activator isoform X1, with the protein MPALVLSLALCALQMWPAVVGGPPQQRFAVLDKHWPLRLTKIQNFAWQNCGPSSDPAVIRSLSISPDPISMPGDVTVSVAAATTVALTSPLKGEVVLEKKIGDMWIKVPCVDELGSCTYDDLCAKLDQAIPPGQPCPEPMQTYGIPCHCPFRAGSYNLPSSTFYIPTLDLPPMLTNGDYRFKVVLSNGDQQLGCLKLSLSLHSESRWFW; encoded by the exons ATGCCCGCTTTGGTGCTCTCGCTGGCGCTGTGCGCCCTGCAGATGTGGCCAGCTGTGGTCGGCGGCCCTCCCCAGCAGCGGTTCGCCGTGCTGGACAAACACTGGCCCCTGAGGCTCACCAAG ATCCAGAACTTCGCATGGCAGAACTGTGGCCCCTCATCTGACCCTGCTGTGATCAGGAGTTTGTCCATATCTCCAGATCCAATTTCGATGCCGGGAGATGTGACAGTCAGCGTAGCCGCTGCTACCACTGTGGCCCTCACTTCACCTCTGAAG GGAGAGGTTGTTTTGGAGAAGAAGATCGGCGATATGTGGATAAAGGTCCCCTGCGTGGACGAACTTGGCAGCTGCACCTATGATGATCTTTGTGCCAAACTGGATCAGGCTATTCCTCCTGGCCAGCCATGCCCGGAACCAATGCAGACTTATGGCATTCCTTGCCATTGCCCCTTCAGAGCG GGTTCTTACAACTTGCCTTCCTCCACCTTCTACATCCCCACCTTGGATTTGCCTCCCATGCTCACCAATGGGGACTACAGGTTCAAGGTTGTGCTGAGCAATGGTGACCAACAGCTGGGCTGTCTCAAGTTGTCGCTTTCCCTGCACTCTGAGAGCCGGTGGTTTTGGTGA